A genomic window from Micromonospora sp. WMMA1947 includes:
- a CDS encoding oligopeptide/dipeptide ABC transporter ATP-binding protein: MSDNDILVEVRDLKVHFPIRRGVLFDRTVGHVKAVDGVDLSIPRGKTYGLVGESGCGKSTLGRALLQLNPPTSGEVKFDGVELTTLPAGKLRTMRRRMQMIFQDPMSSLDPRQNVESILTEGLQTHGIGANRDDRRRIIGETLDAVGLPKWALSRYPHEFSGGQRQRIGIARALVLGPELIVADEPVSALDVSIQAQVVNLLDELQDSLGLTYLVIAHDLAVVRHISDIVGVMYLGALVEEAPSDRLYTEPLHPYTRALMSAVPVPDPDVEDRRERILLAGDLPSPANPPSGCRFHTRCPWAQPTRCADERPELRQIGASRVACHWAEQIAAGELRPHEVTAKITRPEGEGEEPGVVSAPSEPGSYV; encoded by the coding sequence ATGAGCGACAACGACATCCTCGTCGAGGTCCGCGACCTGAAGGTGCACTTCCCGATCCGCCGGGGCGTGCTCTTCGACCGGACCGTCGGGCACGTCAAGGCGGTCGACGGGGTCGACCTGAGCATCCCGCGCGGCAAGACGTACGGGCTGGTGGGCGAGTCGGGCTGCGGCAAGTCCACGCTCGGCCGGGCGCTGCTCCAGCTCAACCCGCCGACCAGCGGAGAGGTGAAGTTCGACGGCGTCGAGCTGACCACGCTGCCGGCCGGCAAGCTGCGCACGATGCGCCGCCGGATGCAGATGATCTTCCAGGACCCGATGTCCAGCCTGGACCCGCGGCAGAACGTCGAGTCGATCCTCACCGAGGGCCTCCAGACCCACGGCATCGGCGCCAACCGGGACGACCGGCGGCGGATCATCGGGGAGACGCTCGACGCGGTGGGGCTGCCCAAGTGGGCGCTGTCCCGCTACCCGCACGAGTTCTCCGGCGGCCAGCGCCAGCGCATCGGCATCGCCCGCGCACTGGTGCTCGGCCCGGAGCTGATCGTCGCCGACGAGCCCGTCTCCGCGCTGGACGTGTCGATCCAGGCGCAGGTGGTCAACCTGCTCGACGAACTCCAGGACAGCCTCGGCCTGACCTACCTGGTCATCGCGCACGACCTGGCCGTGGTGCGGCACATCTCCGACATCGTCGGCGTGATGTACCTGGGCGCGCTCGTGGAGGAGGCGCCGAGCGACCGGCTCTACACCGAGCCGCTGCACCCGTACACCAGGGCGCTGATGTCGGCGGTGCCGGTGCCGGACCCGGACGTGGAGGACCGGCGCGAGCGCATCCTGCTCGCCGGTGACCTGCCCTCGCCGGCGAACCCGCCGTCGGGCTGCCGGTTTCACACCCGCTGCCCGTGGGCGCAGCCGACCCGCTGCGCCGACGAGCGGCCGGAACTGCGCCAGATCGGCGCCAGCCGGGTGGCCTGCCACTGGGCCGAGCAGATCGCCGCCGGTGAGCTGCGCCCGCACGAGGTGACCGCGAAGATCACCCGGCCGGAGGGCGAGGGCGAGGAGCCCGGCGTGGTTTCCGCGCCCAGCGAGCCCGGCTCGTACGTCTGA
- a CDS encoding HNH endonuclease family protein, producing the protein MRTRSGARAGLAAALSAVLALGVAGCDVSVTEPEAPPSASGNVNKQLGELTVATAEPMKGYSRSRFPHWRGTGKNCDVRDSVLQRDGEGIKLSGCNVVGGRWESAYDGVVLNDPSDVDIDHTVPLAAAWRSGAAEWDDSKRGDFANDLTRPQLIAVSARSNRAKGDQDPSQWKPPNRSSWCQYAADWVTVKHYWRLTVTSAEKAALTDMLEGCTWASKP; encoded by the coding sequence GTGCGTACGAGATCAGGAGCCCGAGCCGGGCTGGCCGCCGCGCTGAGCGCGGTGCTCGCCCTCGGCGTGGCCGGCTGCGACGTGTCGGTCACCGAGCCGGAGGCGCCGCCGAGCGCCTCCGGGAACGTCAACAAGCAGCTCGGTGAGCTCACAGTGGCCACCGCCGAGCCGATGAAGGGCTACAGTCGCTCCCGCTTCCCGCACTGGCGGGGCACCGGCAAGAACTGCGACGTCCGCGACAGCGTGCTGCAACGCGACGGCGAGGGCATCAAGCTGTCCGGCTGCAACGTGGTGGGCGGCCGGTGGGAGAGCGCCTACGACGGTGTGGTGCTGAACGATCCGTCGGACGTGGACATCGACCACACCGTCCCGCTGGCCGCCGCGTGGCGTTCGGGCGCGGCCGAGTGGGACGACTCGAAGCGTGGCGACTTCGCCAACGACCTGACCCGGCCGCAGCTCATCGCGGTTTCGGCGCGGTCCAACCGGGCAAAGGGTGACCAGGATCCGTCCCAGTGGAAGCCGCCGAACCGGTCGTCCTGGTGTCAGTACGCGGCGGACTGGGTGACGGTGAAGCACTACTGGCGGCTGACTGTGACAAGTGCCGAGAAGGCCGCTCTCACCGACATGCTGGAGGGCTGCACATGGGCGAGCAAACCGTGA
- a CDS encoding MFS transporter, whose amino-acid sequence MTAPAPALRTGSAAGRGTLLAAILASGMVFLDSTVVNVALPRLGAELDATVAGLQWTVNGYLLMLAAFVLLGGALGDRFGRRRIFLLGVVWFAVASVLCGLAQDTGWLVAARFLQGAGGALLTPGSLSVLQASFHPDDRGRAIGTWSGLSGVSTALGPLLGGWLIDTLSWRWIFFVNLPLAVGVVLAALRWVPESRDEEASRTGEGRRFDVAGALLGALALGGVTYALIDAPAQGASPAVLAAAVLGVVAVVVFVLLERRRGDTAMLPTGLFSSRLFSVLNVFTVVVYAALGGFTFFLAVYLQNVVGWSALLTGLATVPMTVLLLVGSPRAGALSARIGPRLPLTVGPVIAAVGLLLLRRVGPGASYWVDVLPGVALFGAGLTLVVAPLTTSVLGAVSDRFAGVASGFNNAASRAGGLLAVAALPLLVGLSGTGYEQKGALADAYRGALAWCAGLLLAGAVLAAVLIYRPRRGR is encoded by the coding sequence GTGACCGCACCCGCTCCCGCGCTGCGTACCGGCTCCGCCGCCGGTCGTGGCACGCTGCTCGCCGCGATCCTCGCCTCCGGCATGGTGTTCCTCGACAGCACAGTCGTGAACGTCGCGTTGCCGCGCCTCGGCGCCGAACTCGACGCCACCGTCGCCGGTCTGCAGTGGACCGTGAACGGCTACCTGCTCATGCTCGCCGCGTTCGTGCTGCTCGGCGGCGCGCTCGGCGACCGGTTCGGCCGGCGGCGCATCTTCCTGCTCGGCGTGGTCTGGTTCGCGGTGGCGTCGGTGCTCTGCGGGCTGGCCCAGGACACCGGCTGGCTCGTCGCCGCCCGCTTCCTCCAGGGGGCGGGCGGGGCGCTGCTCACCCCCGGCTCGCTGTCGGTGCTCCAGGCCAGCTTCCACCCGGACGACAGGGGCCGGGCCATCGGCACCTGGTCCGGGCTGTCCGGCGTGTCCACAGCGCTCGGACCGCTGCTCGGCGGCTGGCTCATCGACACGCTCTCCTGGCGGTGGATCTTCTTCGTCAACCTGCCGCTCGCAGTCGGCGTGGTGCTCGCCGCGCTGCGCTGGGTGCCGGAGAGCCGGGACGAGGAGGCGTCGCGTACCGGGGAGGGGCGGCGGTTCGACGTGGCCGGCGCGTTGCTCGGGGCGCTCGCGCTCGGCGGCGTCACGTACGCGCTGATCGACGCCCCGGCGCAGGGCGCCTCCCCGGCGGTGCTGGCCGCGGCGGTGCTCGGGGTGGTCGCCGTGGTGGTGTTCGTGCTCCTCGAACGGCGGCGCGGCGACACCGCGATGCTGCCCACCGGGCTGTTCTCCAGCCGGCTGTTCTCCGTGCTGAACGTCTTCACGGTGGTCGTGTACGCGGCGCTCGGCGGGTTCACCTTCTTCCTCGCCGTCTACCTGCAGAACGTGGTCGGCTGGTCGGCGCTGCTCACCGGCCTGGCCACAGTGCCGATGACGGTGCTGCTGCTGGTCGGCTCGCCGCGCGCCGGCGCGCTGTCGGCCCGCATCGGGCCTCGGCTGCCGCTCACCGTCGGGCCGGTGATCGCCGCCGTGGGTCTGCTGCTGCTGCGCCGGGTCGGGCCGGGCGCGTCGTACTGGGTGGACGTGCTGCCGGGCGTGGCACTGTTCGGTGCCGGGCTCACGCTTGTCGTCGCGCCGCTGACCACGTCGGTGCTCGGTGCCGTCTCGGACCGGTTCGCCGGAGTGGCGAGCGGCTTCAACAACGCCGCCTCCCGGGCCGGTGGCCTGCTCGCGGTGGCCGCGCTGCCGCTGCTGGTCGGGCTGTCGGGCACCGGGTACGAGCAGAAGGGCGCGCTCGCCGACGCGTACCGGGGGGCGTTGGCCTGGTGCGCGGGGCTGCTGCTCGCCGGCGCGGTGCTCGCCGCCGTGCTGATCTACCGCCCCCGGCGCGGGCGTTAA
- the leuA gene encoding 2-isopropylmalate synthase, translated as MAQPVTATDPFAGQRPSRMPVHRYVPYHREFGVDLPDRSWPTRRVEAAPRWCAVDLRDGNQALIDPMSPERKRRMFQLLVQMGYKEIEVGFPSASQTDYDFVRQLIEQDLIPEDVTIQVLTQCREHLIERTFESLRGARRAIVHFYNSTSTLQRRVVFGLDRDGITDIATQGARLCQKYAEIHTPDTDIHYEYSPESYTGTELEYALEVCSAVIEVIDPTPDRKLIINLPATVEMAMPNVYADSIEWMHRRLPRRDSLVLSLHPHNDRGTGVAAAELGLLAGADRIEGCLFGNGERTGNVDLVTLGLNMFSQGIDPMIDFSNIDEIKRAVEYCNQLPVHERHPYAGDLVYTAFSGSHQDAINKGFAALHADATAAGVPVDDFTWAVPYLPIDPKDLGRTYEAVIRVNSQSGKGGVAYIMKTEHQLDLPRRLQIEFSGVVQQVTDHDGGEVEPGAMWEIFARNYLVDHQVDPAVKLADYTIGTVDGKVEIDARVGFGGETRALTAVGNGPIDAYVNALQSLGVAVRVLDYHEHALSSGGDAQAAAYVECEVDGRTVWGVGVDANIVTASIKAVTSAVNRTRA; from the coding sequence ATGGCTCAACCTGTCACCGCCACCGATCCGTTCGCCGGCCAGCGCCCCAGCCGGATGCCGGTCCACCGCTACGTCCCGTACCACCGTGAGTTCGGCGTCGACCTGCCGGACCGCTCCTGGCCGACCCGCCGCGTCGAGGCCGCGCCCCGCTGGTGCGCCGTCGACCTCCGCGACGGCAACCAGGCGCTGATCGACCCGATGTCACCCGAGCGCAAGCGGCGGATGTTCCAGCTCCTGGTGCAGATGGGCTACAAGGAGATCGAGGTCGGCTTCCCGTCGGCGAGCCAGACCGACTACGACTTCGTACGGCAGCTGATCGAGCAGGACCTGATCCCGGAGGACGTCACCATCCAGGTGCTGACCCAGTGCCGGGAGCATCTGATCGAGCGGACCTTCGAGTCGCTGCGCGGCGCCCGCCGGGCGATCGTGCACTTCTACAACTCCACCTCGACGCTGCAGCGCCGGGTGGTCTTCGGCCTGGACCGCGACGGCATCACCGACATCGCCACCCAGGGCGCGCGGCTGTGCCAGAAGTACGCGGAGATCCACACCCCGGACACCGACATCCACTACGAGTACTCGCCGGAGTCCTACACGGGCACCGAGCTGGAGTACGCGCTGGAGGTCTGCTCGGCGGTCATCGAGGTGATCGACCCGACGCCGGACCGGAAGCTGATCATCAACCTGCCGGCCACCGTCGAGATGGCGATGCCCAACGTCTACGCCGACTCGATCGAGTGGATGCACCGGCGCCTGCCCCGGCGGGACAGCCTGGTGCTGAGCCTGCACCCGCACAACGACCGGGGCACCGGCGTGGCCGCCGCCGAGCTGGGCCTGCTGGCCGGCGCCGACCGGATCGAGGGCTGCCTGTTCGGCAACGGTGAGCGCACCGGCAACGTCGACCTGGTGACGCTGGGCCTGAACATGTTCTCCCAGGGCATCGACCCGATGATCGACTTCTCCAACATCGACGAGATCAAGCGCGCCGTCGAGTACTGCAACCAACTGCCGGTGCACGAGCGCCACCCGTACGCGGGCGACCTGGTCTACACCGCGTTCTCCGGCTCCCACCAGGACGCGATCAACAAGGGCTTCGCCGCGCTGCACGCCGACGCGACGGCGGCCGGGGTGCCGGTCGACGACTTCACCTGGGCCGTGCCCTACCTGCCGATCGACCCGAAGGACCTGGGCCGCACCTACGAGGCGGTCATCCGGGTCAACTCGCAGTCCGGCAAGGGCGGCGTCGCGTACATCATGAAGACCGAGCACCAGCTCGACCTGCCGCGCCGCCTCCAGATCGAGTTCTCCGGCGTCGTGCAGCAGGTCACCGACCACGACGGTGGCGAGGTCGAGCCGGGCGCCATGTGGGAGATCTTCGCCCGCAACTACCTGGTCGACCACCAGGTCGACCCGGCCGTCAAGCTGGCCGACTACACCATCGGCACCGTCGACGGCAAGGTCGAGATCGACGCCCGCGTCGGCTTCGGCGGCGAGACCCGCGCGCTCACCGCCGTCGGCAACGGCCCGATCGACGCGTACGTCAACGCGTTGCAGTCCCTGGGCGTGGCGGTACGGGTGCTCGACTACCACGAGCACGCGCTGTCCTCCGGTGGGGACGCGCAGGCCGCCGCGTACGTGGAGTGCGAGGTGGACGGCCGTACGGTGTGGGGCGTCGGGGTGGACGCGAACATCGTGACCGCCTCGATCAAGGCGGTCACGAGCGCGGTGAACCGCACCCGCGCCTGA
- a CDS encoding MFS transporter gives MGARESIRTAVRHVVPPAGLTRALAVQAMVFAVGHGLFQAGSAVFFTRALGLSPAQVGLGLSLAAGASLLGTVPLGGLTDRYGPQRVWIVCLLLDAALFAAYPFVGGFAGFLAVVIALAVTGAATGVARQVYSINVLRPEERVTAMAYQRSSLNVGFGLGALISGLVLAVDTIWAYRGMVWFITVVFLVTAGFVRRLPRLPEVTRTAEPTSRLAVLRDRPFMTVALLSGLLTAHQTLYLTVMPLWILTRTDAPKTIIAALVLLNTVLVVLFQVRASRGADTAPGAARASRRGAVLIALFCLVLPVSGATRGPLTVAVLVAAATVLILAEMIESAGTWGLTATLPPAAQRGAYVGAFGLGSQVQFLIAPAGLTALGVSTGGWGWYPAAAIFTLVGLVIVPAVARVERTPRLPTVARSTGSVTLVP, from the coding sequence ATGGGGGCCAGAGAGAGCATCCGCACCGCCGTCCGTCACGTCGTACCGCCGGCCGGTCTGACCCGCGCCCTGGCCGTGCAGGCCATGGTGTTCGCCGTCGGTCACGGCCTGTTCCAGGCCGGCAGCGCCGTCTTCTTCACCCGGGCGCTCGGGCTGAGTCCGGCCCAGGTGGGTCTCGGCCTCTCCCTCGCCGCCGGGGCGTCCCTGCTCGGCACCGTGCCGCTGGGCGGGCTCACCGACCGGTACGGGCCGCAGCGGGTGTGGATCGTCTGCCTGCTGCTGGACGCGGCGCTGTTCGCCGCGTACCCGTTCGTCGGCGGCTTCGCCGGGTTCCTCGCCGTGGTGATCGCGCTGGCCGTGACGGGCGCGGCGACCGGCGTGGCCCGCCAGGTCTACTCGATAAACGTGCTGCGCCCGGAGGAACGGGTCACCGCGATGGCCTACCAGCGCTCCTCGCTGAACGTCGGCTTCGGGCTCGGCGCGCTGATCAGCGGCCTGGTGCTGGCCGTCGACACGATCTGGGCGTACCGCGGGATGGTCTGGTTCATCACAGTGGTCTTCCTGGTGACCGCCGGCTTCGTGCGCCGGCTGCCCCGGCTGCCGGAGGTGACCCGCACGGCCGAGCCGACGAGCCGGCTGGCGGTGCTGCGGGACCGGCCCTTCATGACCGTCGCGCTGCTGTCCGGGCTGCTCACCGCGCACCAGACGCTCTACCTGACGGTGATGCCGCTGTGGATCCTCACCCGTACCGACGCGCCGAAGACGATCATCGCCGCGCTGGTGCTGCTCAACACCGTGCTGGTCGTGCTGTTCCAGGTGCGGGCCAGCCGGGGCGCGGACACCGCGCCGGGCGCGGCCCGGGCGTCCCGCCGGGGTGCGGTGCTGATCGCCCTGTTCTGCCTGGTGCTGCCGGTCTCCGGCGCGACCCGGGGACCGCTCACCGTGGCGGTGCTGGTGGCCGCCGCGACGGTGCTCATCCTGGCCGAGATGATCGAGTCGGCGGGTACCTGGGGGCTCACCGCCACGCTGCCGCCCGCCGCCCAGCGCGGCGCGTACGTCGGCGCGTTCGGGCTCGGCTCCCAGGTGCAGTTCCTGATCGCGCCGGCCGGGCTGACCGCGCTCGGCGTGAGCACCGGCGGCTGGGGCTGGTACCCGGCTGCGGCGATCTTCACCCTGGTCGGACTGGTGATCGTGCCCGCTGTCGCCCGGGTGGAACGGACACCCCGGCTACCGACAGTCGCGAGATCCACCGGTTCAGTGACACTGGTCCCATAG